One Thermoanaerobacter pseudethanolicus ATCC 33223 DNA window includes the following coding sequences:
- the tilS gene encoding tRNA lysidine(34) synthetase TilS has protein sequence MIDKVVSTIKRYKMIETNDKIVMGVSGGPDSLCMLDILYNLKDLFNLKLYIVHVNHMIRGEAAKRDAQFVEDMCRKLKLPFFLFEKDVKKIAKEMGYSEEEAGRYVRYQAFEEVLKEVKGNKIAVAHNKNDVVETVFLNLIRGSGMAGLIGIKPVNGNIIRPLIEIEREEIEKYLKEKDLKPAIDFTNYEDLYKRNKVRLKLIPFINETFEVDIIENIYRMAKIILEENDYLEKECEKIFNEVCYFNQEEIFADIKKLKTQHPAIQRRLVRLMYQKLKGDIYGLEYIHVEDVLSLLDKPTSSKIDLPFEIEALKSYNNLIMRKVKEKEVKTFWAKLNIPGITKICGIGQFKTAVLAIDEVKKLNIGKYTKFFDYDKIQGDVIVRNRQAGDIFSPLNLGGSKKLKEFFIDEKIPREIRDSIPLLAIDNEIVWVVGYRMSDKFKVDENTKKVLVIEYTKG, from the coding sequence ATGATTGATAAGGTTGTTTCTACAATTAAAAGGTATAAAATGATTGAGACAAATGATAAAATTGTAATGGGGGTTTCCGGTGGACCTGATTCTTTGTGTATGCTGGATATTTTATACAATTTAAAAGATTTATTTAATCTTAAGTTGTATATAGTACATGTTAATCATATGATAAGAGGAGAAGCAGCTAAAAGGGATGCGCAATTTGTTGAAGATATGTGTCGCAAATTGAAACTCCCATTTTTTTTATTTGAAAAAGATGTAAAAAAAATAGCCAAAGAAATGGGATATTCAGAAGAAGAGGCTGGTCGATATGTGAGGTATCAGGCTTTTGAGGAAGTATTAAAAGAAGTTAAGGGTAATAAAATAGCAGTAGCTCATAATAAAAATGATGTAGTGGAAACAGTTTTTTTAAATTTAATAAGAGGTTCTGGAATGGCTGGCCTCATTGGAATAAAACCGGTAAATGGAAATATAATAAGGCCTCTCATTGAAATAGAAAGGGAAGAAATAGAGAAATACCTTAAGGAAAAAGATTTAAAGCCGGCAATAGATTTTACAAATTATGAGGATTTATATAAGAGAAATAAAGTAAGACTTAAATTAATTCCCTTTATAAATGAAACTTTTGAAGTAGATATAATAGAAAATATCTACAGGATGGCAAAAATTATTTTAGAGGAGAATGACTATTTAGAAAAAGAGTGTGAAAAGATTTTTAATGAGGTTTGCTATTTTAATCAAGAGGAAATTTTTGCTGATATAAAAAAACTGAAGACACAGCATCCTGCTATTCAGCGGCGCTTAGTTAGGCTTATGTACCAAAAATTAAAAGGAGATATTTATGGGTTAGAATACATCCATGTAGAGGATGTTTTAAGCCTTTTAGACAAACCAACTTCCTCAAAAATTGATTTACCCTTTGAAATTGAAGCTTTAAAAAGCTATAATAATCTTATAATGAGAAAAGTAAAAGAAAAAGAGGTCAAGACTTTTTGGGCAAAATTAAATATTCCTGGAATTACTAAGATATGTGGTATTGGTCAATTTAAAACTGCTGTTTTAGCTATTGATGAGGTAAAAAAACTCAACATAGGAAAATACACGAAATTTTTTGACTATGATAAAATACAGGGAGATGTAATAGTTAGAAATAGGCAAGCAGGGGATATTTTTTCTCCTCTTAACTTGGGGGGGAGTAAAAAATTAAAAGAATTTTTTATTGACGAGAAAATACCCCGCGAAATAAGAGATAGCATTCCTTTATTAGCCATAGACAATGAAATTGTGTGGGTTGTAGGTTATAGAATGAGTGATAAATTTAAAGTAGATGAAAATACAAAAAAAGTCCTTGTGATAGAGTATACCAAAGGATAA
- a CDS encoding DMT family transporter, whose amino-acid sequence MERIKSYYPYLAGIGMASIFGFSFMFTSMGLDVASPMELIAYRFLLAAFMITLLWVFGIIKLNYRGKNLWPLFLLSLSEPVVYFIFETYGVKYTSSSLSGLMIALIPVAVTALAAVFLKERPSLYQLFFILLSVTGVAFIIFMTGVESRNTSIIGFVYLLGAVLSAAFYSILARKSSLEFSPIEITFVMMWFAAISFNLLNLIDRLAKGYPISDYFRDLTDYRVLIPVLYLGVLSSVVAYFLNNYALSKLPASQASVFANLTTVISVIAGITIRREAFYWYHIIGAIMILIGVWGTNYFGKVSQPIISSEETH is encoded by the coding sequence TTGGAGAGGATAAAGAGTTATTATCCTTATTTAGCAGGAATAGGAATGGCATCAATTTTTGGATTTTCTTTTATGTTTACCTCTATGGGGCTTGATGTAGCTTCTCCTATGGAGCTTATAGCCTATCGTTTTTTACTTGCAGCATTTATGATTACTCTTTTGTGGGTATTTGGAATTATTAAACTTAATTATAGAGGGAAAAATCTGTGGCCATTGTTTTTATTGTCTCTATCAGAGCCTGTTGTGTATTTTATATTTGAAACATATGGTGTAAAATATACATCCTCTTCTCTTTCTGGTTTGATGATAGCTTTAATTCCTGTTGCTGTTACCGCTTTGGCGGCGGTATTTTTAAAGGAAAGGCCTTCTTTGTATCAGCTTTTCTTTATTCTTTTGTCTGTTACAGGAGTTGCTTTTATAATTTTTATGACAGGTGTTGAAAGCCGTAATACGTCAATTATAGGTTTTGTATATCTTTTAGGAGCAGTCTTATCTGCAGCTTTTTACAGTATTTTAGCAAGAAAGTCTTCTTTAGAATTTTCACCTATTGAGATAACCTTTGTCATGATGTGGTTTGCCGCAATTTCTTTCAATCTTTTAAATTTAATTGATAGATTAGCAAAAGGCTATCCTATTTCTGACTATTTCAGGGATTTAACTGATTACAGAGTACTTATTCCTGTGCTATATCTAGGTGTTTTATCTTCTGTTGTAGCGTATTTTTTAAACAATTACGCTCTTTCAAAATTGCCTGCATCTCAAGCTTCAGTTTTTGCAAATTTGACCACAGTAATTTCGGTAATAGCGGGGATCACCATAAGACGTGAAGCTTTTTATTGGTATCATATAATAGGAGCTATTATGATATTGATAGGAGTATGGGGGACAAATTATTTTGGAAAAGTGTCTCAACCGATTATTTCTTCAGAAGAAACACACTGA
- a CDS encoding ATP-binding protein, whose translation MKVNKAFATDKNSLQWICNLLDNSHDFFVLKDLNGKVVHVNKRLLETLGYTVDELDNYDYFFYHILKYKEVGPYEDGLIIELTAKYNIRMSFSIKFSPIANSVGDKIAFLGFVKLRSYCKEKPEDYFNFFKHPNDVMDMTEEGVVIVDNRFNVVYVNNRTCELFGIKYTKFINAKFMDIIKKYKPDASENNLINGEKIVIPLKGSFDEIVLLLKYGKLNSGHWKTIIVKNITEDLKYQKLIEQTEKYTIAGEFAATTIHEIKNSLTSIKGFIQLLQAKHKESSTYYETILDEVDRILALIKNYLGIVRSNEEGETEIDINGVINQYLLLFEAEAVRKKIKIEKRFGDVPPIKMDKNHLKQLILNVVQNSLHAIGENGKIILDTRYYTLKKRVVIRIVDNGGGIEKKYLKKVIEPLFTTKREGTGLGLAICKSIVELYNGDIKIFSKKGKGTLVKIILGER comes from the coding sequence ATGAAAGTGAACAAAGCTTTTGCTACAGATAAAAATTCCTTGCAGTGGATATGCAACCTTTTAGATAATTCACACGATTTTTTTGTCTTAAAAGATTTAAATGGTAAGGTAGTTCATGTAAATAAAAGACTTCTTGAAACATTAGGCTATACCGTTGATGAGTTAGATAATTATGATTATTTTTTTTACCATATATTAAAATACAAAGAAGTAGGACCGTACGAAGATGGTCTTATCATAGAGCTTACGGCAAAATACAATATAAGAATGTCTTTTAGCATAAAATTTAGTCCTATAGCTAACAGTGTTGGTGATAAAATAGCTTTTTTAGGGTTTGTGAAGTTGCGAAGCTATTGTAAAGAAAAACCTGAAGATTATTTTAACTTCTTCAAACATCCAAATGACGTAATGGATATGACAGAGGAAGGTGTTGTGATAGTTGATAATAGGTTTAACGTGGTCTATGTGAATAACAGGACATGTGAATTATTTGGCATTAAATATACAAAATTCATAAATGCAAAGTTTATGGACATTATAAAAAAATACAAACCGGATGCTTCAGAAAATAATTTAATTAACGGAGAAAAAATTGTAATCCCATTGAAAGGGAGTTTTGACGAAATAGTGCTTTTGCTTAAGTATGGGAAGTTAAACAGTGGGCATTGGAAAACTATTATTGTGAAAAATATAACTGAAGACTTAAAATATCAAAAATTAATTGAGCAAACGGAAAAATACACAATTGCTGGTGAATTTGCTGCCACAACCATTCATGAAATAAAAAATTCTTTAACTTCTATAAAAGGCTTTATACAACTTCTACAAGCTAAACATAAAGAAAGTTCTACTTACTATGAGACTATTTTAGATGAAGTGGACAGAATATTAGCTTTAATAAAAAATTACCTTGGTATAGTTAGAAGCAATGAAGAAGGAGAAACTGAAATAGACATAAATGGCGTTATAAATCAATATTTACTTCTTTTTGAAGCAGAAGCTGTTCGCAAAAAAATTAAAATAGAAAAAAGGTTTGGCGATGTCCCTCCTATAAAAATGGACAAAAATCATCTTAAGCAGCTTATTCTAAATGTAGTTCAAAATTCTCTTCATGCCATTGGGGAGAATGGTAAAATAATATTAGATACAAGATATTACACTCTCAAAAAGAGGGTGGTAATAAGAATTGTTGATAATGGAGGTGGTATAGAGAAGAAATATTTAAAAAAAGTTATTGAGCCCTTGTTTACAACTAAAAGAGAAGGAACAGGCCTGGGACTTGCAATTTGCAAAAGTATTGTAGAATTGTACAATGGTGATATTAAAATTTTTAGTAAAAAAGGCAAAGGTACACTTGTAAAAATAATTTTAGGTGAGAGATAA
- the spoIIE gene encoding stage II sporulation protein E has product MQNINILPYKRVIKTPFTENTQKNLYKNIQQIILLSIISFFIGRAVIFNSLLPFGIAFFATLLMYKKRYLLTGIGVWLGILTLPNVNSFKYLLVLILIFLLEGLLKVKPQNIIKTSFITFISLFSTGLIFSYIYGFLLFDIIMSLYESVTAMLMVFIFNHAVSFILNVNRKIVSNEELISLSIFIVLFILGMNHLNVWKFTLNGILGIFIILLASYIGGVGVGASIGTTMGLIGSLSFFQMPVSIGLFGFAGLLAGSLKKLHRIGVIIGFLTAIFIITFYVTSSVDMLVNPYDIVLASLMFAALPKKYIVKAEEIVKGNKNLNNRNYNEKLKEVVTDRLKEYSQVFEELSKSFKQVNEKVLDHKDISYLFEEIANKTCTQCVMYKTCWDKEFYNTYKSMFELIEHLERNSSIEDNKLYRKCIRFSELISTTKYYLGIYKISMQWRERLKDAKGLIATQLKGVADAISNMASDISMNVTFKDELEQMMMIELDKKGIPVEDVLIYDTGDGNVNVKIYKKVCFAKECDKKIAPIVSEIMGERYERKSRLCSIDHNGRCVLTLTKAESLQVLTGISRVSKSKNKISGDTYSFMDLEDGKYMAALSDGMGIGYKAAAESSTTISLLEKFIEAGFDKYLVIQTLNSILALRSAEEMFSTVDIMFLDKFTGETEFIKIGSCATFIKRGNEVEIIESSSLPIGILEDIEADIHERKLKDGDFVILVTDGVLECFEKDKEVEFSRLISEINTRNPQDMAEVLMKKCLELCNNTPKDDMTILVSKVWKKI; this is encoded by the coding sequence ATGCAAAATATAAATATTTTACCTTATAAAAGAGTTATAAAAACTCCCTTTACGGAAAATACACAAAAAAATCTTTATAAAAACATTCAACAGATTATATTATTGTCAATTATAAGCTTTTTTATAGGGCGAGCTGTTATTTTCAATAGTCTTTTGCCTTTCGGCATTGCTTTTTTTGCAACCCTTTTAATGTATAAAAAGCGATATCTTTTAACAGGAATAGGAGTATGGTTGGGAATATTAACTTTACCCAATGTCAATAGTTTTAAATACCTTTTAGTCCTTATTTTGATCTTTTTATTGGAGGGGCTTTTAAAAGTTAAACCTCAAAATATTATTAAAACCTCTTTCATTACTTTTATTTCTCTTTTTAGCACAGGTCTTATCTTCAGCTATATTTATGGCTTTTTGCTTTTTGACATCATAATGAGCCTATATGAGTCTGTCACTGCAATGTTAATGGTTTTTATTTTTAATCACGCTGTTTCATTTATTTTGAATGTAAACAGAAAAATTGTTTCCAATGAAGAGTTGATATCTTTGAGTATATTTATAGTGCTATTTATTTTAGGAATGAATCATCTGAATGTATGGAAATTTACTCTCAATGGGATATTAGGGATATTTATAATACTTTTAGCCTCTTATATAGGTGGGGTTGGAGTAGGAGCAAGTATCGGCACGACTATGGGACTTATTGGGAGTTTATCTTTTTTCCAAATGCCAGTCTCCATAGGGCTTTTTGGATTTGCAGGCTTGTTGGCCGGTAGTTTGAAAAAATTGCATAGAATTGGAGTTATTATAGGCTTCTTAACTGCCATTTTTATTATTACATTTTATGTAACATCAAGTGTGGATATGCTTGTAAATCCTTATGATATTGTGTTAGCTTCTTTAATGTTTGCAGCGCTTCCTAAGAAGTACATAGTAAAGGCGGAGGAAATAGTAAAAGGAAATAAAAATTTAAACAACAGAAATTACAATGAAAAGCTAAAGGAAGTAGTGACAGATAGATTAAAAGAGTATTCTCAAGTATTTGAAGAGCTCTCTAAAAGTTTTAAACAGGTAAATGAAAAGGTACTAGACCACAAAGATATTTCTTATTTGTTTGAGGAAATTGCCAATAAGACTTGTACTCAATGTGTCATGTATAAAACTTGTTGGGACAAGGAATTTTACAATACTTATAAAAGCATGTTTGAATTGATAGAACATCTTGAAAGAAATAGCAGTATTGAAGACAATAAACTTTATAGAAAATGTATAAGATTTTCTGAGCTTATAAGTACAACTAAATATTATTTAGGCATTTATAAAATAAGCATGCAGTGGAGAGAGAGGTTAAAAGATGCAAAAGGGCTGATTGCTACTCAGTTGAAGGGAGTTGCTGATGCAATATCTAATATGGCTAGTGATATTAGCATGAATGTCACTTTTAAAGATGAATTAGAACAGATGATGATGATAGAATTGGATAAAAAGGGCATACCTGTAGAGGATGTGTTAATTTATGACACAGGAGATGGAAATGTTAACGTAAAAATATACAAAAAGGTATGTTTTGCTAAGGAATGTGACAAAAAGATTGCCCCAATTGTGTCTGAAATTATGGGGGAAAGATATGAGAGAAAAAGTAGGTTATGCTCTATAGACCACAATGGAAGGTGCGTACTTACTCTTACAAAAGCAGAGAGTTTGCAAGTTTTGACAGGTATAAGCAGAGTTAGCAAGTCAAAAAACAAGATTTCTGGAGATACTTATTCTTTTATGGATTTAGAAGATGGAAAATACATGGCAGCTTTAAGCGATGGAATGGGGATTGGATATAAAGCGGCTGCAGAGAGCAGTACTACCATTTCTTTGCTGGAGAAATTTATAGAAGCAGGTTTTGATAAATATTTAGTTATTCAAACATTAAACTCTATTTTGGCTTTGCGATCTGCAGAAGAAATGTTTTCTACTGTGGATATAATGTTTCTGGACAAATTTACTGGAGAAACAGAATTTATCAAAATTGGTTCTTGTGCTACTTTTATAAAGAGGGGAAATGAGGTTGAAATTATAGAATCTAGTTCTTTGCCCATTGGCATTTTGGAAGATATAGAGGCAGATATACATGAAAGAAAATTAAAAGATGGAGATTTTGTGATTTTAGTTACTGATGGAGTGTTGGAGTGTTTTGAGAAAGATAAAGAAGTAGAATTTTCAAGGTTAATCAGTGAAATTAACACGAGGAATCCTCAGGATATGGCGGAGGTGTTGATGAAAAAATGTTTGGAATTGTGTAATAATACTCCAAAGGACGATATGACAATTTTGGTTTCAAAGGTATGGAAGAAAATATAA
- a CDS encoding DUF2275 domain-containing protein: MCYDEGTLQAYIDNELDEITAKNVEEHLKTCDVCREKLEELKSINEFTSKALETTNIDLNEAWASFNEKLSENNKKGGIFAMFTKYKKAIAAAIVIAFIAASVFFPPLKNVEAKLLNLLRLNKMQVITITPDDMRQIQNEFYRRDIKNIDLKEYGEILKNGGPEGYDVSPNEIDKLKSMVDYEIKLPTDSNFEIEHIYVGKDQGFEFVLNIDKINELIKTFGGTHLFPSELNKKPVILNIGKTVNISMKDKNASENYRGIHISINNAPEVIVPEGVDVDKVIDALANLPFLPDHLKKQIADVNNWKETLPIPITEAQSVQEINIRGNKAFLITSKYSPDTVTLAWNENGVMYALSMFGTSSSPEKTDPQIRDVNINTLIQIANSMR; the protein is encoded by the coding sequence ATGTGCTACGATGAAGGAACACTCCAAGCATATATAGACAACGAACTTGATGAAATTACAGCAAAAAATGTTGAAGAACATTTAAAAACCTGTGATGTATGCAGAGAAAAATTAGAAGAATTAAAGTCTATAAATGAATTTACCTCAAAAGCTTTAGAAACTACTAATATAGACTTAAATGAAGCATGGGCAAGTTTTAATGAAAAATTGAGTGAAAATAATAAAAAAGGAGGAATTTTTGCCATGTTTACAAAATACAAAAAAGCTATTGCTGCTGCCATTGTAATTGCATTTATAGCTGCCTCAGTATTTTTCCCACCCCTTAAAAATGTAGAAGCTAAACTTTTAAACCTTCTAAGGCTTAACAAGATGCAGGTAATAACAATAACTCCTGATGATATGAGGCAAATTCAAAATGAGTTTTACAGAAGAGATATAAAAAATATTGACTTAAAGGAATATGGAGAAATATTAAAAAATGGAGGTCCTGAAGGATATGATGTATCCCCAAATGAAATTGACAAATTAAAATCTATGGTGGATTATGAAATTAAGCTCCCGACAGATAGCAATTTCGAAATAGAACACATTTATGTAGGAAAAGATCAGGGTTTTGAATTTGTACTCAATATCGACAAAATTAATGAGCTCATTAAAACATTTGGAGGAACACATCTATTCCCTTCAGAACTCAATAAAAAACCTGTAATTTTAAACATCGGCAAAACAGTTAATATCTCCATGAAAGACAAAAATGCTTCAGAAAATTATAGAGGCATACACATTTCAATAAACAACGCTCCTGAAGTGATAGTACCAGAAGGAGTAGATGTGGATAAAGTAATAGATGCTTTGGCTAACTTACCCTTTTTACCTGACCATTTGAAAAAACAGATTGCAGATGTAAACAACTGGAAAGAAACTTTGCCTATACCTATCACTGAAGCACAAAGCGTCCAAGAAATAAACATAAGAGGCAACAAAGCCTTCTTAATCACAAGTAAGTATTCTCCTGATACGGTTACACTTGCTTGGAATGAAAATGGAGTAATGTATGCCTTGTCTATGTTCGGTACAAGTTCTTCTCCTGAAAAAACAGATCCACAGATTAGGGATGTAAATATTAATACCTTAATTCAAATTGCAAATTCAATGAGGTGA
- the ftsH gene encoding ATP-dependent zinc metalloprotease FtsH gives MNDNNKIIRSMVLYLLIFIAIYAMVQLYSQSTEPITDIDYGQLIKYIDANQVKSITLVGNDVKGVLKNGTEFKSRVPDVTNFMSFVNPYILQGKLDFKSEPQVGPPWWVQMLPSLFLIVIFIIFWYIFMQQAQGGGGSKVMSFGKSRARMITDKDKRVTFNDVAGADEEKEELQEIVEFLKYPKKFLELGARIPKGVLLVGPPGTGKTLLAKAVAGEAGVPFFSISGSDFVEMFVGVGAARVRDLFDQAKKNAPCIVFIDEIDAVGRQRGAGLGGGHDEREQTLNQLLVEMDGFSVNEGIIVIAATNRPDILDPALLRPGRFDRHITVGIPDIKGREEILKIHSRNKPLAPDVSLQVLARRTPGFTGADLENLMNEAALLAARRGLKQITMAELEEAITRVIAGPEKRSRIMSEKDKKLVAYHEAGHAVVAKLLPNTPPVHEVTIIPRGRAGGYTMLLPEEDKYYMSKSEMMDEIVHLLGGRVAESLVLNDISTGAQNDIERATNIARKMVTEYGMSERLGPMTFGTKSEEVFLGRDLGRTRNYSEEVAAEIDREIKRIIEEAYKRAESLLKENIDKLHRVAKALIEKEKLNGEEFEKVFNGEDIEGVQFA, from the coding sequence TTGAACGATAATAACAAAATAATTAGAAGCATGGTGCTCTATTTATTAATATTTATAGCTATTTACGCAATGGTACAATTGTATTCTCAAAGCACCGAACCAATAACCGATATTGATTACGGACAGCTAATAAAATACATTGATGCCAATCAAGTAAAAAGCATTACCCTTGTGGGTAATGATGTTAAAGGTGTATTAAAAAATGGTACCGAGTTTAAGAGCCGTGTACCAGATGTAACAAACTTTATGAGTTTTGTAAATCCTTACATTTTACAAGGAAAACTGGATTTTAAAAGTGAGCCGCAAGTAGGCCCGCCATGGTGGGTACAAATGCTTCCTTCTCTCTTTTTAATCGTAATTTTTATCATATTTTGGTATATTTTTATGCAACAGGCACAAGGTGGGGGAGGAAGCAAAGTGATGTCTTTTGGCAAAAGCAGAGCCAGAATGATTACAGACAAAGATAAAAGAGTAACTTTTAATGACGTGGCGGGAGCGGATGAAGAAAAAGAAGAACTACAAGAAATTGTTGAATTTTTAAAATATCCCAAAAAGTTTCTTGAGCTTGGAGCCAGAATACCTAAAGGGGTTCTTTTAGTAGGGCCTCCAGGTACAGGAAAAACTCTTCTCGCAAAAGCTGTAGCAGGAGAAGCGGGGGTACCGTTTTTTAGCATCAGCGGTTCCGATTTTGTGGAGATGTTTGTCGGTGTAGGTGCTGCGAGAGTAAGAGATTTATTTGATCAAGCCAAAAAGAATGCGCCTTGTATTGTTTTTATTGATGAAATAGACGCAGTAGGAAGGCAAAGAGGTGCGGGTTTAGGTGGCGGACATGATGAAAGAGAGCAAACACTAAACCAGTTGTTAGTTGAAATGGATGGTTTCAGTGTCAATGAAGGTATAATTGTGATTGCCGCAACAAACAGGCCAGATATATTAGACCCTGCTCTTTTAAGACCAGGAAGATTTGATAGGCACATTACTGTTGGTATTCCTGATATAAAAGGAAGAGAAGAAATTTTGAAGATACATTCAAGAAATAAGCCATTGGCTCCAGATGTATCATTGCAAGTATTGGCAAGAAGGACGCCTGGGTTTACTGGGGCCGACCTTGAAAATCTTATGAATGAAGCGGCTCTCTTAGCAGCAAGGAGAGGGCTTAAGCAGATAACTATGGCGGAGTTGGAAGAGGCTATAACGAGAGTAATAGCAGGACCTGAAAAGAGAAGCAGGATTATGTCTGAAAAAGACAAGAAATTGGTGGCATACCACGAAGCGGGGCATGCTGTTGTAGCAAAGCTTTTGCCAAACACTCCTCCTGTTCATGAGGTAACGATAATTCCGAGAGGCAGAGCTGGAGGCTATACTATGCTTCTTCCCGAAGAAGATAAATATTACATGTCAAAATCTGAAATGATGGATGAGATAGTTCACCTTTTAGGTGGACGTGTGGCAGAGAGTTTAGTGCTAAATGATATAAGTACAGGTGCACAAAATGACATTGAGAGAGCTACAAATATTGCAAGAAAGATGGTTACAGAGTATGGCATGAGTGAAAGGTTAGGGCCCATGACTTTTGGTACTAAAAGTGAAGAAGTGTTTTTAGGGCGGGATTTAGGAAGAACAAGAAATTATAGTGAAGAAGTAGCTGCAGAAATTGATAGAGAGATAAAGAGAATAATTGAAGAAGCGTATAAAAGAGCAGAATCATTGTTAAAGGAAAATATTGATAAACTCCACAGAGTAGCAAAAGCTCTTATTGAAAAAGAAAAGCTTAATGGGGAAGAGTTTGAAAAAGTCTTTAACGGAGAGGATATAGAAGGGGTGCAGTTTGCATAA
- the hpt gene encoding hypoxanthine phosphoribosyltransferase has product MSSPTQDIQEILITEEQLKEKVKELGQIITKDYQGKDLVLLGVLKGAIMFMADLSRAIDLPLSIDFMAVSSYGSSTQSSGIVKIIKDHDINIEGKDVLIVEDIIDSGLTLSYLRKTLLERKPRSLKICTILDKPERREADVKVDYCGFKIPDKFVVGYGLDFDEKYRNLPFIGVLKPELYK; this is encoded by the coding sequence ATGTCGAGTCCAACACAAGATATACAGGAGATTTTGATTACGGAAGAGCAATTAAAAGAAAAAGTGAAAGAGTTAGGACAAATAATTACAAAAGACTACCAAGGGAAAGACCTTGTCCTCCTTGGGGTTTTAAAAGGAGCAATAATGTTTATGGCAGACTTATCTCGTGCGATAGATTTACCTTTATCAATAGATTTTATGGCAGTCTCCAGTTATGGTTCTTCTACTCAGTCTTCTGGAATAGTAAAAATAATTAAAGACCATGACATAAACATTGAAGGGAAAGATGTGCTCATAGTTGAGGATATTATAGATAGCGGTTTAACACTTTCTTATTTAAGAAAGACTTTATTAGAAAGAAAACCCAGAAGTTTAAAAATTTGCACTATTTTAGATAAACCTGAAAGAAGAGAAGCAGACGTTAAAGTAGATTATTGTGGATTTAAAATTCCTGACAAATTTGTAGTTGGTTATGGATTAGATTTTGATGAAAAATACAGAAATCTCCCATTTATAGGGGTTTTAAAGCCAGAGCTGTACAAATGA